In Azospirillaceae bacterium, a genomic segment contains:
- the gpmI gene encoding 2,3-bisphosphoglycerate-independent phosphoglycerate mutase, whose product MAATDKTNPPRPVVLCILDGWGYREEVADNAVAQGNTPNFDRLWQDSPRGLLSASEEDVGLPAGQMGNSEVGHMNLGAGRVVFQDLPMIDRAITQGEFETNEALTAFKAALKKSGGTAHILGLASPGGVHSHQDHMVALAVTLAKAGIPVAFHAFTDGRDVPPQSALEQLAHIEAGLKDAPGARIATVDGRYYAMDRDKRWDRVEKAYRALVSATGEKAASAEAAVKASYETGKHDEFVLPTVIGDYAGMKDGDGILMANFRADRAREILAALVDPAFDGFDRGAPVKFAAQLGMVEYSSALAKFLPAIFPPKEIRHTLGEIVSQQGLKQLRIAETEKYPHVTFFFNGGEEKVYEGEERILVPSPKVATYDLQPEMSADELTDKLTAAIDTGKFDLVVVNFANPDMVGHSGILAAAIKAVEAVDRSIGRLEAAVKRQGGTLLITADHGNCELMKDPETGGPHTAHTLDLVPAILVNAPADVVRLEKGKLADVAPTLLELMGLAQPEEMTGHSLLVRDAARAAAE is encoded by the coding sequence ATGGCCGCCACCGACAAGACCAATCCCCCCCGCCCCGTGGTGCTGTGCATCCTGGACGGCTGGGGCTATCGGGAAGAAGTGGCGGACAACGCGGTGGCGCAGGGCAATACCCCCAACTTCGACCGCCTGTGGCAGGACAGCCCGCGCGGCCTGCTGTCGGCCAGCGAAGAGGACGTGGGCCTGCCCGCCGGCCAGATGGGCAATTCCGAGGTCGGGCACATGAACCTGGGCGCCGGCCGCGTCGTGTTCCAGGACCTGCCCATGATCGACCGCGCCATCACCCAGGGCGAGTTCGAAACCAATGAAGCGCTGACCGCGTTCAAGGCCGCCCTGAAGAAGTCGGGCGGCACCGCCCACATCCTGGGCCTGGCCTCCCCCGGCGGCGTGCACAGCCATCAGGACCACATGGTGGCGCTGGCCGTGACCCTGGCCAAGGCCGGCATCCCGGTGGCCTTCCACGCCTTCACCGACGGCCGCGACGTGCCGCCGCAAAGTGCGTTGGAACAGCTGGCCCATATCGAGGCCGGGCTGAAGGACGCCCCCGGCGCCCGGATCGCCACGGTGGACGGCCGCTATTACGCCATGGACCGCGACAAGCGCTGGGACCGGGTGGAGAAGGCCTACCGCGCGCTGGTGTCGGCAACGGGCGAGAAGGCCGCCAGCGCCGAAGCCGCCGTCAAGGCCAGCTATGAGACCGGCAAGCATGACGAATTCGTGCTGCCCACCGTCATCGGCGACTATGCCGGCATGAAGGACGGCGACGGCATCCTGATGGCCAACTTCCGCGCCGACCGCGCGCGGGAAATCCTGGCGGCCCTGGTCGACCCGGCGTTCGACGGTTTTGATCGTGGCGCACCGGTGAAATTCGCCGCCCAGTTGGGCATGGTGGAATATTCATCGGCCCTGGCGAAGTTCCTGCCGGCCATCTTCCCGCCCAAGGAAATCCGCCACACCCTGGGCGAGATCGTGTCGCAGCAAGGCCTGAAGCAGCTGCGCATCGCGGAGACGGAGAAGTACCCGCACGTCACCTTCTTCTTCAACGGCGGCGAGGAGAAGGTCTACGAGGGGGAGGAGCGCATCCTGGTGCCCTCACCCAAGGTGGCGACCTACGACCTGCAGCCGGAGATGTCGGCCGATGAGCTGACGGACAAGCTGACGGCCGCCATCGACACGGGCAAATTCGACCTGGTGGTGGTGAACTTCGCCAACCCCGACATGGTGGGTCATTCCGGCATCCTGGCCGCCGCCATCAAGGCGGTGGAGGCGGTGGACCGCAGCATCGGCCGGCTGGAAGCGGCGGTGAAGCGCCAGGGCGGCACCCTGCTGATCACCGCCGACCACGGCAATTGCGAGCTGATGAAGGATCCGGAGACGGGCGGCCCCCACACCGCCCATACCCTGGACCTGGTGCCCGCCATTCTGGTGAACGCCCCGGCCGATGTCGTGCGGCTGGAGAAGGGCAAGCTGGCGGACGTGGCCCCCACCCTGCTGGAACTGATGGGCCTGGCGCAGCCGGAAGAGATGACCGGCCATTCCCTGCTGGTCCGTGACGCGGCGCGCGCGGCGGCCGAGTGA
- a CDS encoding peptidoglycan DD-metalloendopeptidase family protein — protein MNPRVTPSLLLLLVPALLVPGMALADHAPPTVSAPTSGPDPQRQLDKVQRDLKADQAHKAELDAKDQALDRELADLRAKSVTVAEDQRRQDDALRTIEQSLAGLAVDEKDQLARIDADRNALADLLGALQRLSRLPPEAMVARPEAPDEMVKSALLLRSAIPQLKQRADALAAQLRDLASLRQKLADKRAQALTAKKDLEKREGELRDLVSRRQTLSDANDAERQDVEGHMQVLTAQAGDLRDLLDRLEAERKAAAEKARAAAEQKRVAAEDARQKQARDRLAAMGRAPKEQGSAVAMGGMTLPVAGPVAQRYGEQDAVGATSRGVRISARAGSPVVAPYEGSVVFAGPFKGYGLILIVEHPNGYHSLIAGLGRIDTRVGQRVLTGEPMGAMASDGTPTLYFELRRGGQPINPLRGFAGSEGKGQG, from the coding sequence GTGAACCCACGCGTCACCCCGTCGCTGTTGTTGCTTCTGGTCCCGGCCCTGCTGGTGCCGGGCATGGCGCTGGCCGACCATGCCCCGCCCACGGTATCGGCACCCACCTCCGGTCCGGACCCGCAGCGCCAGCTGGACAAGGTGCAGCGCGACCTGAAGGCCGACCAGGCGCACAAGGCCGAGTTGGACGCCAAGGACCAGGCGCTGGACCGCGAACTGGCCGACCTGCGCGCCAAGTCGGTGACGGTGGCGGAGGATCAGCGCCGGCAGGACGACGCCCTGCGGACCATCGAGCAGTCGCTGGCAGGCCTGGCGGTGGACGAGAAGGACCAGTTGGCCCGCATCGACGCCGACCGCAACGCCCTGGCCGACCTGCTGGGCGCGTTGCAGCGCCTGTCCCGCCTGCCGCCAGAGGCCATGGTGGCCCGGCCGGAAGCGCCGGACGAGATGGTGAAAAGCGCCCTGTTGCTGCGCAGCGCCATCCCCCAGTTGAAGCAACGGGCCGACGCGCTGGCGGCCCAGTTGCGCGACTTGGCCAGCCTGCGTCAGAAGCTGGCCGACAAGCGCGCCCAGGCGCTGACCGCCAAGAAGGACCTGGAAAAGCGCGAAGGCGAGCTCCGCGACCTGGTGTCGCGCCGCCAGACCCTGTCTGACGCCAACGACGCCGAGCGCCAGGACGTGGAAGGCCACATGCAGGTGCTGACCGCCCAGGCCGGCGACCTGCGCGACCTGCTGGACCGGCTGGAGGCCGAACGCAAGGCCGCCGCCGAAAAGGCGCGCGCGGCCGCCGAGCAGAAGCGCGTGGCGGCCGAGGACGCGCGGCAGAAACAGGCCCGCGACCGGCTGGCCGCCATGGGCCGCGCGCCCAAGGAACAGGGAAGTGCGGTCGCCATGGGCGGCATGACCCTGCCGGTGGCGGGGCCCGTGGCGCAGCGTTATGGCGAGCAGGACGCCGTGGGCGCCACCAGCCGGGGGGTGCGCATCAGCGCCCGCGCCGGGTCACCGGTGGTGGCGCCGTACGAGGGATCGGTGGTTTTCGCCGGTCCCTTCAAGGGTTATGGGCTAATCTTGATCGTCGAGCACCCCAACGGGTATCATAGCCTGATCGCGGGATTGGGTCGGATCGATACGCGGGTGGGACAACGTGTGTTGACCGGCGAGCCCATGGGTGCCATGGCCAGCGACGGAACCCCCACATTGTATTTCGAATTGCGCCGGGGCGGTCAGCCGATCAATCCCCTGCGCGGCTTCGCGGGATCAGAGGGTAAAGGACAAGGGTGA
- a CDS encoding S41 family peptidase has translation MKKLLTSVAVVALVYLASPLSRPLDAKPPIKAETYKQLELFTEAFERVKSDYVEEVPDDQLIEAAINGMLTSLDPHSNFLNKKNFEDMQVQTKGEFGGLGLEVTEENGVVKVISPIDDTPASRAGVQPGDYITHLNDEAIVGLGLNEAVDKMRGAPGTDIKVTIHRNNVPQPITLTLTRAVIKVQSVRWRVEGNVGYIRLSGFTEQTQAGLDKALASIQKELGDKVVGYVLDLRNNPGGLLDQAISVSDTFLEKGEIVSTRGRRPDQGERYNAKPGDAIHGLPLVVLINNGSASASEIVAGALQDHKRAILMGTQSFGKGSVQTIMPMPGGNAMKLTTARYYTPSGRSIQQLGITPDIEVQQAKVEEVNAPAGLIRRREADLPHALRNTDPGAKQPAKPDDKAAPDAKDKTSDNKAPDGSKDQGKDKAADPKAADKAKTDAKTQDLKSNAKGTDTNGGTPVPPAASSDATPQDYQLTRALDLLRGLSLLQQSKATN, from the coding sequence ATGAAAAAACTGCTGACCTCCGTGGCCGTCGTGGCCCTGGTCTACCTGGCAAGCCCCCTGTCCCGGCCGCTAGACGCCAAGCCGCCCATCAAGGCCGAGACCTACAAGCAGCTGGAGCTGTTCACCGAAGCCTTTGAGCGGGTGAAGTCCGACTATGTCGAGGAAGTGCCCGACGACCAGCTGATCGAAGCCGCCATCAACGGCATGCTGACCTCGCTGGACCCGCACTCGAACTTCCTCAACAAGAAGAATTTCGAGGACATGCAGGTCCAGACCAAGGGCGAATTCGGCGGCCTGGGCCTGGAGGTCACGGAAGAGAACGGCGTGGTCAAGGTGATCTCGCCCATCGACGACACGCCGGCCTCCCGCGCCGGCGTGCAGCCCGGCGACTACATCACCCACCTGAACGACGAGGCCATCGTCGGCCTGGGCCTGAACGAGGCGGTGGACAAGATGCGCGGCGCGCCGGGCACCGATATCAAGGTGACCATCCACCGCAACAACGTGCCACAGCCCATCACCCTGACCCTGACCCGCGCCGTCATCAAGGTGCAGTCGGTACGGTGGCGCGTCGAGGGCAACGTCGGCTACATCCGCCTGTCCGGCTTCACCGAGCAGACGCAGGCCGGCCTGGACAAGGCGCTGGCCAGCATCCAGAAGGAACTGGGCGACAAGGTCGTGGGCTATGTCCTGGATCTGCGCAACAACCCGGGCGGCCTGCTGGACCAGGCCATCTCGGTCAGCGACACTTTCCTGGAGAAGGGGGAGATCGTGTCCACCCGCGGCCGCCGGCCGGACCAGGGGGAACGCTACAACGCCAAGCCGGGCGACGCCATCCACGGCCTGCCGCTGGTGGTGCTGATCAACAACGGTTCGGCGTCCGCCTCTGAAATCGTGGCCGGTGCCCTGCAGGACCACAAGCGCGCCATCCTCATGGGCACGCAGAGCTTCGGCAAGGGTTCGGTCCAGACCATCATGCCCATGCCCGGCGGCAACGCCATGAAGCTGACCACGGCGCGCTACTACACGCCGTCCGGCCGGTCCATCCAGCAGCTGGGCATCACCCCGGACATCGAGGTGCAGCAGGCGAAGGTGGAGGAGGTGAACGCCCCCGCCGGCCTGATCCGCCGCCGCGAGGCCGACCTGCCGCACGCCCTGCGCAACACCGACCCGGGCGCCAAGCAGCCGGCCAAGCCGGACGACAAGGCCGCCCCCGACGCCAAGGACAAGACCTCCGACAACAAGGCGCCGGACGGCTCCAAGGACCAGGGTAAGGACAAGGCCGCCGATCCCAAGGCGGCGGACAAGGCCAAGACCGACGCCAAGACGCAGGACCTGAAGTCCAACGCCAAGGGCACGGACACCAACGGCGGCACGCCCGTGCCGCCGGCGGCCAGCAGCGATGCCACGCCGCAGGACTACCAGCTGACGCGGGCCCTGGACCTGCTGCGTGGCCTGTCCTTGCTGCAGCAATCCAAGGCCACCAACTGA
- a CDS encoding divergent polysaccharide deacetylase family protein — protein MAAFFSRLRTLVPRWGKSKAATTTVPNKKAGGNDFQSLLAGADDDSSANVLAARLGVPKRPGRPPASARNDDDARPRRRLNLFALAVALVVLAVAGTVAWLAASANATAAARRRATTLADITVTLPQGGPRVATGAPAADGQTDAPAGGPLANPAPAAEAAAAHEGADPMDIQVKLAPSRNDGLLEKTPAGFLPRIPAKGPAPWQAYSRPFPQDDKRPRIALVMADLGWSPSVLEKVLARMPAAVTLAFAAGAPNLQKSIDQSREDGHEVLLQVPMEPQGFPQNDPGPGTLLTSLSDDQNVARLETAMASATGYVGLTSLTGTKFLTAHDNLQAVLRQVQRRGLIYVDSWQVQTSQATRLATQLNLPRALSDVQVDRAETEAGVAAQLAELERLAKANGVAVGFAQPYPVTLEGIAHWAVGLRDRGIVLAPVTAVVNRQADR, from the coding sequence GTGGCTGCCTTTTTCAGCCGCCTGCGCACACTTGTCCCGCGATGGGGCAAGTCCAAGGCGGCCACAACAACGGTCCCGAACAAGAAGGCCGGCGGCAACGACTTCCAGTCGCTGCTGGCCGGTGCGGACGACGACAGCTCGGCCAACGTGCTGGCGGCGCGGCTGGGGGTGCCCAAGCGCCCTGGCCGGCCGCCAGCGTCCGCCCGCAACGACGATGACGCACGGCCGCGCCGCCGCTTGAACCTGTTCGCTCTGGCGGTGGCCCTGGTGGTGCTGGCCGTGGCCGGCACCGTCGCCTGGCTGGCCGCCAGCGCCAATGCGACGGCGGCGGCGCGTCGCCGGGCCACGACCCTGGCGGACATAACCGTGACCCTGCCCCAGGGCGGGCCGCGTGTGGCGACGGGTGCCCCGGCGGCGGACGGGCAAACCGACGCGCCAGCCGGCGGCCCCTTGGCCAACCCCGCCCCGGCGGCCGAGGCGGCGGCGGCGCATGAAGGCGCCGACCCCATGGACATCCAGGTCAAGCTGGCGCCCAGCCGCAATGACGGCCTGCTGGAAAAGACCCCGGCGGGCTTCCTGCCCCGCATCCCGGCCAAGGGCCCCGCCCCGTGGCAGGCCTATAGCCGCCCCTTCCCCCAGGACGACAAGCGGCCGCGCATCGCCCTGGTGATGGCGGATCTGGGCTGGTCGCCCAGCGTGCTGGAAAAGGTGCTGGCCCGCATGCCGGCAGCCGTCACCCTGGCGTTCGCCGCCGGCGCGCCCAACCTGCAGAAATCCATCGATCAGTCGCGGGAGGACGGGCACGAGGTGCTGTTGCAGGTGCCCATGGAACCGCAGGGCTTTCCCCAGAACGATCCCGGCCCCGGCACCCTGCTGACCAGCCTCAGCGACGACCAGAACGTGGCGCGACTGGAAACCGCCATGGCGTCGGCCACGGGTTATGTCGGCCTGACCAGCCTGACCGGCACCAAGTTCCTGACCGCGCACGACAACCTGCAGGCCGTGCTGCGCCAGGTGCAGCGCCGTGGCCTGATCTATGTCGACAGCTGGCAGGTGCAGACCAGCCAGGCCACCCGCCTCGCCACCCAGCTGAACCTGCCGCGCGCCCTGTCCGACGTACAGGTGGACCGGGCGGAGACGGAGGCCGGCGTGGCGGCCCAGTTGGCGGAACTGGAACGCCTGGCCAAGGCCAACGGCGTGGCGGTCGGCTTCGCCCAGCCCTATCCCGTGACCCTGGAGGGCATCGCCCACTGGGCCGTGGGCCTGCGCGACCGCGGCATCGTCCTGGCACCGGTCACGGCGGTGGTGAACCGGCAGGCGGATCG